The proteins below come from a single Longimicrobium sp. genomic window:
- a CDS encoding type II toxin-antitoxin system VapC family toxin: MRYLLDTNVLSELNRPHPDPRVTGWVLRQSPGDLVVSTISVGEIEKGIYLLAIGRKRATLARWLEEWVLEKFGDRAIPVDIAVSRTWGRVLAESERSGRVLAIPDALLLATAAFYELVLVTRNERHFRERGVDILNPWKR; this comes from the coding sequence GTGCGCTACCTCCTCGACACGAACGTGCTGTCCGAGTTGAATCGGCCGCATCCTGACCCGCGCGTAACCGGATGGGTTCTGCGCCAATCCCCTGGTGACCTTGTGGTCAGCACGATCAGCGTGGGCGAGATAGAGAAAGGTATCTATTTGCTGGCCATCGGCAGGAAGCGCGCGACCCTGGCCCGGTGGCTGGAAGAATGGGTGCTCGAAAAGTTCGGCGACCGCGCGATTCCGGTGGACATCGCGGTCTCCAGAACATGGGGGCGAGTCTTGGCCGAGAGCGAGCGGTCAGGTCGTGTGCTGGCGATACCCGACGCGTTGCTGCTCGCGACCGCGGCGTTTTACGAGCTGGTGCTCGTCACGCGCAACGAACGTCACTTCCGTGAGCGCGGCGTCGACATCCTGAACCCCTGGAAACGGTGA